In the Peptoclostridium acidaminophilum DSM 3953 genome, one interval contains:
- the guaA gene encoding glutamine-hydrolyzing GMP synthase, with translation MNRELVLVVDFGGQYNQLIARRVREANVYCEIIPFNYPLEKIKEKNPSGIIFTGGPSSVYGENAPMVNKELFTLGIPVLGICYGAQLMAHTLEGNVTRADKREYGKTKIKYEDSKLFKGMKSDSVCWMSHTDYIEKAPAGFTCSASTADCPVAAMENVEQKLYAVQFHPEVEHTEEGFKIIRNFLYEVCGLKGTWTMGSFVDEKVKEIKAAVGDKKVLCALSGGVDSSVAAVLVHKAIGDNLTCIFVDHGLLRKDEGDQVESIFKEHFHMHLIRVNAQERFLSKLAGVAEPEAKRKIIGEEFIRVFEEESHKLGKMDFLVQGTIYPDVIESGSGESGASVIKSHHNVGGLPEDVDFEIVEPLRELFKDEVRLLGLELGIAEDLVFRHPFPGPGLGIRVIGEVTKEKCDILREADAIYMEELKKAGLYREIWQAFAVLPDVMTVGVMGDERTYSHLVGLRAVASSDGMTVDWYKMPYEVLERISTRIVNEVEHVNRVVYDITSKPPGTIEWE, from the coding sequence ATGAACAGAGAGCTTGTTTTAGTAGTTGACTTCGGAGGGCAGTACAACCAGCTTATCGCCAGAAGGGTAAGAGAGGCCAATGTTTACTGCGAGATAATACCTTTTAACTATCCACTCGAGAAAATCAAAGAAAAAAATCCTAGCGGAATAATATTCACTGGCGGACCTTCAAGCGTATATGGTGAAAATGCGCCTATGGTAAACAAGGAGCTTTTCACACTTGGAATTCCTGTGCTTGGAATATGCTATGGAGCCCAGCTTATGGCGCACACTCTTGAAGGCAATGTTACAAGGGCTGACAAGAGAGAATACGGAAAGACTAAGATAAAGTATGAAGATTCAAAACTCTTCAAGGGAATGAAATCAGACAGCGTTTGCTGGATGTCGCATACAGACTATATAGAAAAGGCTCCTGCAGGATTCACCTGCTCTGCATCGACAGCAGACTGCCCGGTAGCTGCCATGGAAAACGTGGAGCAAAAGCTTTATGCTGTGCAGTTCCACCCGGAGGTTGAACACACTGAGGAAGGTTTCAAAATAATAAGAAACTTCCTTTACGAAGTGTGCGGACTTAAAGGCACTTGGACTATGGGTTCGTTCGTAGATGAGAAGGTTAAGGAGATAAAAGCTGCGGTTGGTGACAAGAAGGTGCTTTGCGCACTAAGCGGCGGAGTCGACTCTTCTGTTGCAGCAGTTCTTGTGCACAAGGCTATAGGCGACAACCTTACATGCATATTCGTTGACCACGGCCTTCTTAGAAAGGACGAGGGAGACCAGGTTGAGAGCATATTCAAAGAGCACTTCCATATGCACCTTATAAGAGTCAACGCCCAGGAGAGATTCCTTTCCAAGCTTGCAGGAGTTGCAGAGCCTGAAGCAAAGAGAAAGATAATAGGCGAAGAGTTCATAAGAGTATTTGAAGAGGAGTCTCACAAGCTTGGCAAAATGGACTTCCTTGTTCAGGGAACAATATATCCTGACGTAATAGAAAGCGGCTCGGGAGAAAGCGGAGCTTCAGTTATAAAATCACACCACAACGTGGGAGGACTTCCTGAAGATGTGGATTTTGAAATAGTAGAGCCTCTTAGAGAGCTTTTCAAGGACGAGGTTAGGTTGCTGGGCCTTGAGCTTGGAATAGCTGAAGACCTAGTGTTCAGACATCCATTCCCGGGACCTGGTCTTGGAATCAGGGTAATAGGAGAGGTTACAAAGGAAAAATGCGACATACTAAGAGAAGCTGACGCTATATATATGGAAGAGCTTAAGAAGGCAGGGCTTTACAGAGAAATATGGCAGGCTTTCGCAGTGCTTCCTGATGTAATGACTGTAGGTGTAATGGGAGACGAGAGGACATATTCGCATCTTGTGGGACTAAGAGCGGTAGCAAGCAGCGATGGAATGACTGTTGACTGGTACAAGATGCCATATGAGGTACTTGAAAGAATATCTACAAGAATAGTAAATGAAGTGGAGCATGTCAACAGAGTGGTTTACGACATAACTTCAAAGCCTCCTGGAACAATAGAGTGGGAGTAA
- the guaB gene encoding IMP dehydrogenase, whose protein sequence is MEKILKEALTFDDVLLIPQKSTVLPKEVDISTHITKKIKLNVPIMSAGMDTVTESKMAIAIAREGGIGIIHKNMSIEEQCLEVDKVKRSENGVIIDPFYLSKEHTIADADELMGRYRISGVPIVDENKRLIGIITNRDIRFEEDFSKKIDEVMTKENLIVGKEGTTMEEAQSILRRSKIEKLPIVDENYTLKGLITIKDIEKKIKFPKSAVDERGRLVCGAAVGITGDMLERVEMLVKANVDILVLDSAHGHSQGVIDSVKAIKAKFPQVQVIAGNVATAQATEDLIAAGADCIKIGIGPGSICTTRVVAGVGVPQVTAIMDCSEVAKKHGVPVIADGGIKYSGDVVKALAAGADMVMMGSMFAGTEESPGETILFKGRAFKAYRGMGSVEAMKQGSKDRYFQEDTKKLVPEGVEGMVPSKGSVADMVFQLVGGLRSGMGYCGARTIEDLQQKSQFVRITGAGLKESHAHDITITNEAPNYSVQGEV, encoded by the coding sequence ATGGAGAAGATTTTAAAGGAAGCCTTAACATTTGATGACGTTCTATTGATTCCACAAAAGTCTACGGTTTTGCCAAAGGAAGTCGACATTTCAACGCATATTACAAAGAAAATAAAGCTGAATGTGCCGATAATGAGTGCGGGCATGGATACTGTTACAGAGTCTAAAATGGCAATAGCTATAGCAAGAGAAGGCGGAATAGGCATAATACACAAGAACATGAGCATCGAGGAGCAATGCCTTGAAGTAGACAAGGTAAAAAGAAGTGAGAATGGCGTTATAATAGATCCGTTTTACCTAAGCAAGGAACACACAATAGCCGATGCGGACGAGCTCATGGGAAGATATAGGATATCAGGTGTTCCTATAGTAGATGAAAACAAGCGCCTGATAGGTATAATAACAAACAGAGACATAAGATTCGAGGAAGATTTTTCAAAGAAGATAGACGAAGTGATGACAAAGGAAAACCTCATAGTGGGCAAGGAAGGCACAACTATGGAGGAAGCGCAGAGCATACTAAGAAGAAGCAAGATAGAGAAGCTGCCTATAGTAGATGAAAACTACACGCTTAAGGGGCTTATAACAATAAAAGACATCGAAAAGAAAATCAAGTTCCCAAAATCCGCGGTAGATGAAAGAGGAAGACTTGTATGTGGAGCTGCTGTAGGCATCACTGGCGACATGCTCGAGAGGGTTGAAATGCTTGTCAAAGCAAACGTGGATATACTAGTGTTAGACAGCGCTCACGGACACTCACAGGGCGTTATAGACAGCGTGAAAGCCATAAAAGCCAAATTCCCTCAGGTTCAGGTTATCGCGGGCAATGTGGCTACTGCTCAGGCAACAGAGGATCTGATAGCTGCAGGAGCGGACTGTATAAAGATAGGCATAGGACCGGGTTCCATTTGTACTACCAGGGTTGTTGCTGGTGTTGGAGTTCCACAGGTGACGGCTATAATGGATTGCAGCGAGGTTGCCAAGAAGCACGGAGTACCTGTGATTGCGGACGGCGGAATAAAGTATTCAGGAGACGTTGTAAAGGCTCTTGCTGCAGGAGCCGACATGGTCATGATGGGCTCTATGTTTGCCGGAACAGAGGAAAGCCCGGGAGAGACTATACTCTTCAAGGGAAGAGCTTTCAAGGCTTACAGAGGCATGGGATCTGTAGAGGCTATGAAGCAGGGCTCTAAGGACAGATACTTCCAGGAAGACACCAAAAAGCTAGTGCCTGAAGGTGTCGAGGGAATGGTGCCTTCGAAAGGCTCGGTGGCCGACATGGTATTCCAGCTTGTTGGAGGCTTAAGATCAGGAATGGGATACTGCGGTGCAAGAACAATAGAAGATCTACAGCAGAAGTCTCAGTTTGTAAGAATTACAGGAGCCGGCCTTAAAGAGAGCCACGCTCACGATATAACGATAACTAATGAAGCGCCAAACTATAGCGTACAAGGAGAGGTATAA
- a CDS encoding amino acid ABC transporter ATP-binding protein: MINVKDLHKKFGKLHVLKGIDIEIQKGEVVVVIGPSGSGKSTFLRCLNLLEMPSDGEIIFEGFSITDKKNDINKLRQKMGMVFQQFNLFPHMTVLENITLAPMKLKNLSRQDADEVAMKLLNRVGLADKASSYPAQLSGGQKQRIAIARALAMAPDVMLFDEPTSALDPEMVGEVLDVMKELAAEGMTMVVVTHEMGFAKEVGDRLLFMDEGKILEDGKPREVFANPQHPRTKDFLGKVLA, encoded by the coding sequence GTGATTAATGTAAAAGACTTGCACAAAAAATTCGGAAAACTGCATGTGCTCAAAGGCATTGATATCGAGATACAAAAGGGAGAGGTTGTAGTTGTAATAGGGCCTTCGGGCTCGGGCAAATCTACATTCCTAAGATGCCTCAACCTGCTCGAGATGCCAAGCGACGGCGAGATAATTTTCGAAGGGTTTTCTATAACCGACAAGAAAAACGACATAAACAAGCTAAGGCAAAAGATGGGGATGGTGTTCCAGCAGTTCAACCTGTTCCCTCACATGACAGTGCTTGAGAATATAACGCTCGCACCCATGAAGCTCAAGAATCTCAGCAGGCAGGATGCTGATGAGGTTGCGATGAAGCTGCTCAACAGGGTTGGGCTTGCAGACAAGGCATCAAGCTATCCGGCGCAGCTTTCAGGAGGTCAAAAGCAAAGAATAGCCATAGCAAGGGCTCTTGCCATGGCTCCTGATGTGATGCTCTTTGACGAGCCGACATCTGCGCTCGATCCTGAGATGGTGGGCGAGGTGCTTGATGTTATGAAGGAGCTTGCTGCCGAAGGAATGACAATGGTAGTTGTAACTCACGAAATGGGCTTTGCAAAAGAAGTCGGAGACAGGCTTCTTTTCATGGATGAGGGCAAGATACTAGAAGATGGCAAGCCAAGAGAAGTGTTTGCAAATCCGCAGCATCCAAGGACAAAGGACTTCCTTGGTAAAGTACTAGCATAA
- a CDS encoding amino acid ABC transporter permease, protein MDFSFLKDYYMFFVSGAKITVLLAVFSVFFGVALGVFFALLKLSSNKLLRGIAAAYIEFLRGTPMLVQLYIIYYGLPLIGINFPDIPAFGSSFPDFMAGVVCLSLNSGAYVAEIIRAGIQAVDKGQMEASRSLGFTYAMTMRYIIIPQAFRNILPALGNEFIVIIKESAIVSIIGIHDLMYNADTVRGNIFQPFEPLIVAAIMYFMMTFTLSKALGVVERRLKTSD, encoded by the coding sequence GTGGATTTTAGTTTTTTGAAAGACTATTACATGTTTTTTGTATCGGGAGCTAAGATAACTGTACTCCTCGCAGTATTTTCCGTGTTTTTTGGAGTGGCGCTGGGAGTGTTTTTTGCACTGCTCAAGCTTTCGAGCAACAAACTGTTAAGAGGAATAGCAGCAGCTTACATAGAATTTCTAAGAGGCACGCCTATGCTTGTTCAGCTGTATATAATATATTATGGGCTCCCTCTGATAGGAATAAACTTCCCTGACATTCCGGCTTTTGGAAGCAGCTTTCCGGACTTCATGGCCGGCGTAGTATGCCTTTCGCTTAACAGCGGCGCATATGTAGCCGAGATAATACGTGCAGGCATACAGGCTGTGGACAAGGGTCAGATGGAGGCGTCAAGGTCGCTTGGGTTTACTTATGCCATGACCATGAGGTATATAATAATACCGCAGGCGTTCAGGAATATACTTCCTGCTCTTGGAAATGAATTCATTGTAATAATAAAAGAGTCGGCAATAGTTTCGATAATAGGCATACATGACCTTATGTACAACGCAGACACTGTAAGGGGCAACATATTCCAGCCTTTCGAGCCGCTGATAGTAGCTGCGATAATGTACTTCATGATGACGTTCACGCTTTCCAAGGCGCTTGGAGTTGTTGAAAGGAGGCTGAAAACTAGTGATTAA
- a CDS encoding transporter substrate-binding domain-containing protein: MRNIKRILALVVSISLVFALTACGKKDGASSDAGKLEQIKESGKLVLGTSADYPPFEFHKEINGKDEIVGFDIEIAKAMAKELGVELEIKDMKFDGLLAALSTGKVDIVIAGMNPTEDRKKAVDFSQIYYREVQSVVVRTESADLIKTLDDLKGKKVAVQKGTTMEAMAQQHMAESEIKGLGRVTDVVLELKNKKVEAVVMEKPVAKAYVAANPELMLTEIELSPEDTGFAVAVKKGNEDLVAKTNEILKSLTDQGKIDEFVADANKLMEEE, from the coding sequence ATGAGAAATATCAAAAGAATATTGGCATTGGTGGTTTCGATTTCATTGGTATTTGCACTTACTGCATGTGGCAAGAAGGACGGCGCTTCGAGCGACGCGGGCAAGCTCGAGCAGATAAAGGAAAGCGGAAAGCTTGTGCTTGGAACAAGTGCTGACTATCCGCCATTTGAATTCCACAAAGAAATAAACGGCAAGGATGAAATAGTGGGCTTTGATATTGAAATAGCAAAAGCCATGGCGAAGGAGCTTGGCGTGGAGCTTGAAATAAAGGATATGAAGTTTGACGGACTTTTGGCTGCGCTTAGCACCGGAAAGGTCGACATAGTAATAGCGGGAATGAATCCAACGGAGGACAGGAAAAAGGCTGTCGATTTTTCTCAGATATACTACAGAGAGGTTCAAAGCGTTGTAGTCAGGACTGAAAGTGCTGACCTTATAAAGACATTGGATGATCTAAAGGGCAAGAAGGTTGCCGTTCAAAAGGGAACTACAATGGAAGCTATGGCGCAGCAGCACATGGCAGAGTCTGAGATAAAGGGACTTGGCAGGGTCACAGACGTTGTGCTTGAGCTTAAAAACAAAAAAGTGGAAGCTGTAGTAATGGAAAAACCCGTTGCAAAGGCTTACGTGGCTGCAAATCCGGAGCTAATGCTTACAGAAATAGAGCTTTCGCCTGAAGACACAGGCTTTGCAGTAGCAGTTAAAAAGGGAAATGAGGATTTGGTGGCAAAAACTAACGAAATACTCAAATCGCTAACAGATCAGGGCAAGATAGACGAATTCGTTGCAGATGCAAACAAATTGATGGAAGAAGAATAA
- a CDS encoding TVP38/TMEM64 family protein — MDKNKKLMLSIALIAATAAAMMYFHRTGMVKQCTPEGIKGYVDSCGMLGPMIYMIMFSVIPSGAIIAIAGGMAFGMGLGTLYTMLGALIGATTAFYISRLLGRDFVMKLTRGRLKSFDEGAARHGFKLILVMRLIPIIPFNLISFGAGLTNMKFRDYLLATVLGIVPGVFVFTNLGDKAMDIQSPQFLVAVCVLLLLVAASIVFKRKFNLEAFQRRLSQDKAQ; from the coding sequence ATGGACAAAAATAAAAAGCTGATGCTGTCTATAGCTCTTATTGCGGCGACGGCTGCTGCAATGATGTATTTTCATCGCACAGGCATGGTGAAGCAGTGCACCCCTGAGGGCATAAAAGGGTATGTAGATTCATGCGGCATGTTAGGCCCCATGATATATATGATTATGTTTTCTGTGATTCCATCGGGAGCCATAATAGCAATAGCCGGCGGCATGGCTTTCGGCATGGGGCTTGGAACGCTTTATACGATGCTCGGCGCTCTCATAGGCGCAACCACCGCATTTTATATATCAAGGCTGCTTGGAAGAGATTTTGTAATGAAGCTTACAAGGGGCAGGCTCAAAAGCTTCGACGAAGGGGCCGCAAGGCACGGCTTCAAGCTGATACTCGTAATGAGGCTTATTCCAATAATACCCTTCAATCTAATAAGCTTCGGGGCGGGGCTTACGAACATGAAATTCCGTGATTATTTGCTGGCTACGGTGCTGGGAATAGTTCCGGGGGTATTTGTGTTTACGAATCTAGGCGACAAGGCAATGGACATTCAGTCGCCTCAGTTTCTCGTTGCGGTGTGCGTGCTTCTGCTGCTTGTGGCCGCGTCAATAGTTTTCAAGAGAAAATTCAATCTTGAAGCTTTCCAAAGAAGGCTTTCGCAGGATAAAGCTCAATAG
- a CDS encoding phosphotransferase, which yields MLKDTLKNKIYDYVKAKGLCEQLGMCKNAKVSFLAQGEYNINFTLEGASKKYVLRVNTGSQLELDNQIEYEYEALLRLYPSGVTPRPYFVDGSKQYIDYGILVMEFLEGAPLDYGRDMEKAAGIFSRIHSMDIERMDASNFIFEKTIFSDRVSEARRLLKDFMESTVIDCKLKKFFADFMDWAEKNACREGYFTQSPWNAINNTEVNSGNFIINDKRQYLIDWEKPVISDPCQDITQFLAPTTTLWKTSHILSEHEKEKFFKSYTSGLECKDKDIRERVQLYTPYLYLRALSWCAFAYLEYMNPDKSIKNMDTFEKIKSYLDIDFMNGLLRGFI from the coding sequence ATGCTAAAAGATACGCTGAAAAATAAAATATATGATTATGTAAAGGCAAAAGGCCTATGTGAGCAGCTTGGCATGTGTAAAAACGCCAAAGTCAGTTTTTTGGCTCAGGGCGAGTACAATATAAATTTCACTCTCGAGGGGGCTTCGAAAAAATACGTCCTCAGGGTTAACACGGGAAGCCAGCTTGAGCTCGACAACCAGATAGAATACGAATACGAAGCATTACTAAGGCTCTATCCAAGCGGCGTTACGCCAAGGCCTTATTTCGTTGACGGCTCCAAGCAGTATATCGATTATGGGATTTTGGTGATGGAGTTCCTGGAAGGCGCCCCGCTTGACTACGGCAGGGATATGGAAAAGGCGGCCGGCATATTCTCAAGGATACACTCCATGGACATAGAGCGGATGGATGCTTCGAATTTCATATTTGAAAAAACCATATTTTCTGACAGGGTCAGCGAAGCCCGAAGGCTCCTTAAGGATTTCATGGAATCGACCGTTATAGACTGCAAGCTCAAGAAATTCTTTGCGGATTTTATGGACTGGGCTGAAAAAAATGCATGCAGGGAAGGCTATTTCACTCAAAGTCCGTGGAACGCCATAAACAATACTGAGGTTAACTCGGGGAATTTCATAATAAACGACAAGCGCCAATATCTTATCGACTGGGAAAAGCCGGTGATAAGCGATCCGTGCCAGGACATAACCCAGTTCCTGGCTCCGACCACAACCCTTTGGAAGACTAGTCACATTCTCTCCGAGCATGAAAAAGAGAAGTTCTTCAAAAGCTATACTAGCGGCTTGGAATGTAAAGACAAGGATATAAGGGAACGGGTGCAGCTGTATACGCCGTATCTGTACCTGAGGGCGCTTTCGTGGTGCGCTTTTGCATATCTCGAATACATGAATCCGGACAAGAGCATCAAGAATATGGATACTTTTGAAAAAATAAAGTCTTATCTGGATATAGATTTTATGAACGGTTTGCTAAGGGGCTTCATATAG